A region of the Prevotella intermedia ATCC 25611 = DSM 20706 genome:
CAGCTGCCACTGAAATATATCTGCTGTACCTCTGAAAAGAAAGCTGAACTGATTTCTCAAAAGTACAAAGGAGTCAAAGGTACAACTTCTTTACAGGACATCCTGCTTGATGATACTATTTCGGGAGTCTTCGTGGCAGCTAATCCACATTCACATTTCCAGATTGCAACCGAAGTTATAAAAGCAGGTAAATCCTTATTTATAGAGAAACCACCCTGTGAGGATAAAAGAGAACTAAAGGCTTTGACCGATACAGTCAAACTATATGGCTCACAACATATCGTTGTCGGACTGCAAAGACGTTTTGCCCCTGCCACTCAAATTCTGAAAAAGCGATTGAAAGGTGATAGCAAACGACATTACTATTATAGCTATCTGACTGGATTATATCCTGAAGGCGATTCTTTGCTTAACCTATTCATCCATCCTCTTGACTACGCAACATTCCTTTTTGGAGAGGCAAAGATAAAAAGTCTAGATGTTATTCGCAGTAGAGATGGTGGACAGACCTTATTCCTTATATTAGAACACCAAGATATAGTAGGAATGTTGGAACTATCAACAGATTACTCTTGGCAAGAAGCACAGGAGCAGCTAAATATCAGTACAGATAAAGGACTTTATGTGTTGGAAAAAATGGAACGACTTGATTTCATGCCGAGACGCTCTGCGGTGTTAGGGATTCCGTTGGAGAAAGTCTTTCCAAACAATGGAGCAACAATTTGTCTCTACGGAAGAAACAACTTTGTCCCAACTATTGGAAATAACCAAATCGTTTCACAAGGCTTCTTCTCTGAAATCAAGACTTTTGCCGACATGATTGAAAACAAACATGAGGCTAATTATGCTTTGGGCTTGGAAAGTGTTAATCATGTTTATTCGTTAATGACAGAAATACATAAATACACAAGCAAGAAATAATAGAAAATCACGTCTATATAAATAATAACATACTAAATCCATGTAATTATGAAAAAAATATTTTATAGTCTTCTGTACATCATTGGACTGTCTGCATGTTCAACAGAGAATGTTGCCCTTGATTCATTAAAAGTTTATGATGTAGCAAATTCTACTTGCAAGTTAAGTATCTCTCCAACAGAAACACGCCCTGATTTCTATGCAGAAAATAATGCTATGCCAGCAATATTAGGTATAGAGTTGGATAAAGACGGTGTTGCCCAATGTATGTTGGAAGATGTGAAAGCTAACTGTGCCGTAAAAAATATTTATGTGAATATTGCTAATCAAGATAATCAAATTATCCTTGTCGTGTACCATAATATCCTTGATGCACTAGCCGATTGTATTTGCAAATACGATGTTCGTTTTAAGATGAGCAAATTGCCTCCTGGTCATTATAAACTAAAGGTGTACTATGCTAGACCAAATATGAAATATGATGAATCTAATATTGCATATAATGGACAAGTAAATATTGTTCAGAATAGAAAAGTCTCTGTAAAATTTAATCCAGAAATAGGTTTACCAGAGAATTAAAGATGTAGGTATCTATTCAAAATATGGCACTTGGGCTGGTATATATCAGATCAAGTGCCATGTAGTATTGTCAATATTACAACCTCATTTTATCTTTTTCCCTGTAGCTATTTTTTTAGTATTCTCTCTAAATCCGACTCCTTATAGAGAATCTTCCCTGCAAACTGCGTGTAGGGGATAATCTTCTTGTCCCTATAGTCCTGCAAGGTGCGGGGGCTGATATACAGCCGCTCGCATACTTCCTTACCCGTGAGAAAGTGCTCACCGCCAAACAGCGGTTTGTGTGTCTGTGCCACTTCCTTAATTCTCTTGCTTACTCCACTGATAGCAGACAGCACTACCTGCATATCGTCCGCTTCCATATTCAAATCTCTTACCTGTTCCATAATCTACGTGTTTATTTTATTTTTCCGTTTTTGATTTCTCCGATTTGGTTTGAAGCAACTGCTCCACGTCCTCACGCTTGTAATAGCACTTATGCCCTATTTGGGCAAAGGGCAAGACACCCGTATCACGGTAGTGCTGCAAGGTTCGCTTACTGATGTTGAGCAGCTTGCACACATCACCATTGTGCAGCCAATCGGTATGCTCACTCTGTTCTCCGAAAGCCTTGTGGCAGGTTTCGGCAAGGCTGAGTATCTCGTTTCTCAGCTTTGCCCATGTAGATTCTGTAATGATAAATATCCCATAGTTCTATTGTTATTTTGTTTGTAATTCTTTCTTATTGGTTTAATAAAACCTTTGTCCGTCTTGCGTTTCACCGCACGTTTCTGCCTGCAAAAGTAGGGAGTGTTTGCCATACTTCAAAGCACGAGGGAACAGCAGGGAAATGCTGGGAAAAACAAGGAAAGGACAAAAGGATTGTCGCTCTCTTTCTTTTCCTCCATACTCCATTTTATCATATCCGTTTTAGCTGATGCAATACGATGCAGATTGTAACAAATAAGCACCTACCTTTCCAGCATCATTTACGCACTTGTCCTCTTGTTCGGGGCTTAAATCCATGCTTTCCGACAGTTTCCTGTCAGAAATCCGTGAGAAATTCATTGTCAATGAGCGCAACATTATGCAAGCACTCTCCGAATGCATGGAACTTTCACATTCTTTTGATAACTTCACTCTCGGAAACCAGACTAAGCATATAATGAAAAAGAATGCAGATAAAGGCAAATCTGAGGGCGGAAACAGCGAACTTCATACAAGAAGGAAGTTTTCCAAGAACTCGGAGATAGAAGCCTATCTTTCCACTCACTACGAGTTCAGATACAATACGGTATTGGGAAGAACCGAATATCGTAGCAAGAATGATGCTCACTTCTCAAAGGTGGGTCGCTATGAAATCAATACGCTCCGCAGGGAGATAGACAATGACATCGGGATAATAACCTCATCGGATAACCTGTACTCCATCATCGAGAGCAGTTTCTCTCCACGCATCAACCCCATACAGGAGTATTTCAAGCAACTGCCCTTGATAGATATTGGTTGTAACAACAGTAGAAACAAAGACTGTCGCAGTGATAATGAAAGTAGTAATGATGTTTCTTCCTTTTCACTGAAAGCCATTCCCGGACTAGCAAGTTGCGTCATCGTGCACAACGCCGACAAGTGGCTACCGTACCTCACCAAATGGCTCGTGGCAGTGGTTGCAAACGCAATGGACGACCGTGAGTGCCGTAACCACACCTGCCTCGTGCTGACAGCCGAGCAGGGAAAGTTCAAGACTACATTCTTGGACTTGCTCTATCCGCCTGCCCTGCACGGTTACAGCTACACGGGAAAGATCTATCCGCAGGAGAAGGACACGCTCACCTATATCGGGCAGAATCTTATCGTAAATATCGACGACCAGCTCAAAGCACTCAACAAACATGACGAGAACGAACTGAAGAACCTTATCACCTGCCCGATGGTCAAGTACCGCATGCCCTACGACAAGTATGTCGAGGAATATTCCCACTTGGCAAGTTTTGTGGCATCAGTGAACGGCAACGACTTCCTTACAGACCCGACAGGCAGCAGACGGCTTCTGCACTTTGAAGTGCTGTCCATTGACATTGAGAGGGCAAAGAGTATATCTATGGACAGTGTCTATACGGAAGCCAAAGCCCTGCTAAACGCAGGTTTCCGCTATTGGTTTGACGATGATGAAATCACGGAACTATACAGGGAGAGCGAGGACTTCCAAGTGCAGACCGCAGAAACGGAACTTCTGTTGCG
Encoded here:
- a CDS encoding Gfo/Idh/MocA family protein gives rise to the protein MGYLDNIIDRYRRIRSIKELQYTYTQQYALVGFGNHCANNLLPVIQYLQLPLKYICCTSEKKAELISQKYKGVKGTTSLQDILLDDTISGVFVAANPHSHFQIATEVIKAGKSLFIEKPPCEDKRELKALTDTVKLYGSQHIVVGLQRRFAPATQILKKRLKGDSKRHYYYSYLTGLYPEGDSLLNLFIHPLDYATFLFGEAKIKSLDVIRSRDGGQTLFLILEHQDIVGMLELSTDYSWQEAQEQLNISTDKGLYVLEKMERLDFMPRRSAVLGIPLEKVFPNNGATICLYGRNNFVPTIGNNQIVSQGFFSEIKTFADMIENKHEANYALGLESVNHVYSLMTEIHKYTSKK
- a CDS encoding VapE domain-containing protein encodes the protein MQALSECMELSHSFDNFTLGNQTKHIMKKNADKGKSEGGNSELHTRRKFSKNSEIEAYLSTHYEFRYNTVLGRTEYRSKNDAHFSKVGRYEINTLRREIDNDIGIITSSDNLYSIIESSFSPRINPIQEYFKQLPLIDIGCNNSRNKDCRSDNESSNDVSSFSLKAIPGLASCVIVHNADKWLPYLTKWLVAVVANAMDDRECRNHTCLVLTAEQGKFKTTFLDLLYPPALHGYSYTGKIYPQEKDTLTYIGQNLIVNIDDQLKALNKHDENELKNLITCPMVKYRMPYDKYVEEYSHLASFVASVNGNDFLTDPTGSRRLLHFEVLSIDIERAKSISMDSVYTEAKALLNAGFRYWFDDDEITELYRESEDFQVQTAETELLLRCFEKPTDDNPRCSYMTTTEILTYLGIYTRQPLTSKRMGEALKRAGFEKVSKRHDGGSLVYVYKIRKILPCPLLDSCSSLM
- a CDS encoding helix-turn-helix domain-containing protein; translated protein: MEQVRDLNMEADDMQVVLSAISGVSKRIKEVAQTHKPLFGGEHFLTGKEVCERLYISPRTLQDYRDKKIIPYTQFAGKILYKESDLERILKK
- a CDS encoding helix-turn-helix domain-containing protein is translated as MFIITESTWAKLRNEILSLAETCHKAFGEQSEHTDWLHNGDVCKLLNISKRTLQHYRDTGVLPFAQIGHKCYYKREDVEQLLQTKSEKSKTEK